Proteins co-encoded in one Streptomyces roseochromogenus subsp. oscitans DS 12.976 genomic window:
- a CDS encoding helix-turn-helix domain-containing protein: MDAAQQEATARARELQRNWYGEPLGALFRKLIEDLGLNQARLAAVLGLSAPMLSQLMSGQRAKIGNPAVVQRVQLLQELAAQVADGSVSAAEATGRMEEIKKSQGGSVLSNTTQTTSGSGAPTVKRVVREIQSLLRSVAAAGDIIDAADSLAPTHPELAEFLRVYGAGRTSDAVAHYQSHQN; the protein is encoded by the coding sequence ATGGACGCCGCACAGCAGGAAGCCACCGCGAGAGCGCGGGAGCTGCAGCGGAACTGGTACGGAGAGCCGTTGGGGGCGCTCTTCCGTAAGCTCATCGAAGATCTCGGGCTCAATCAGGCCCGTCTCGCGGCGGTCCTGGGGCTGTCCGCTCCGATGCTCTCGCAGCTGATGAGCGGCCAGCGCGCGAAGATCGGCAATCCCGCCGTGGTCCAGCGGGTGCAGCTGTTGCAGGAGCTGGCGGCCCAGGTCGCGGACGGCAGCGTGAGCGCCGCCGAGGCGACCGGGCGCATGGAGGAGATCAAGAAGTCGCAGGGGGGCTCCGTGCTCAGCAACACCACCCAGACCACGAGCGGTTCGGGCGCGCCGACGGTCAAGCGGGTGGTCCGCGAGATCCAGTCGCTGCTGCGCTCGGTGGCCGCCGCGGGCGACATCATCGACGCTGCCGACAGCCTCGCCCCGACCCATCCGGAACTGGCGGAGTTCCTCCGCGTCTACGGCGCCGGCCGCACCTCCGACGCCGTCGCGCACTACCAGTCGCACCAGAACTAG